In a genomic window of Fimbriiglobus ruber:
- a CDS encoding helix-turn-helix domain-containing protein, with protein sequence MLTPKAASERACVSLSLIYQWCEDRVLPHMRVGGKGRRGKILIEEADLDGVLASFKVGKKEPEPLPAPAPPVSYRHVKLS encoded by the coding sequence ATGCTGACCCCAAAAGCGGCATCTGAACGAGCCTGCGTAAGCTTGAGTCTGATCTACCAGTGGTGTGAAGACCGGGTCTTGCCGCACATGCGGGTCGGCGGCAAAGGGCGGCGGGGGAAGATTCTGATCGAAGAAGCCGACCTGGACGGCGTACTCGCATCCTTCAAGGTCGGGAAGAAAGAGCCGGAGCCGTTACCAGCCCCGGCTCCTCCCGTCAGTTATCGCCACGTGAAGCTTTCCTGA